The Hymenobacter oligotrophus genome has a window encoding:
- a CDS encoding HD domain-containing protein, with amino-acid sequence MNKRKILNDPVYGFVSVPTDLIFDLIEHRYFQRLRRIKQLGLTDFVYPGALHTRFHHALGAMHLMSLALRTLKDKGVRITAQEGEAAQIAILLHDIGHGPLSHALEHALFEDVPHEQISLHLMELLNVEFEGRLQLAIDIFRGTYPRPFFHQLVSSQLDMDRLDYLNRDSFYSGVKEGQPGADRLIKMLTVSPDERLVLEEKAVYSIENFLVSRRVMYWQVYMHKAVTSAEQMVIRIMERARDLARAGVPVPASPELGYFLASPVQMLDFEQDASIIQRFVRLDDVDIWAAVKVWAAHPDFVLSFLAHSLLERHLFKITLSSEPFEEDFHLGVIELIAEHFKLSMEDAGQLMIKGRISNNAYDAGGDTINVLTKRGHVIDVAEASDLPNIRSLSRRVEKYYVCYPKEITQG; translated from the coding sequence GGTTACGCCGCATCAAGCAGCTGGGCCTGACCGATTTTGTGTACCCCGGTGCCCTCCACACGCGCTTTCACCATGCCCTAGGTGCCATGCACCTCATGTCGCTGGCCCTGCGCACGCTCAAGGACAAAGGCGTACGCATTACGGCGCAGGAAGGCGAAGCGGCCCAAATAGCCATTCTGCTGCACGACATCGGCCACGGGCCCCTCTCCCACGCGCTCGAGCACGCTTTGTTCGAGGATGTGCCGCACGAGCAAATCTCGCTCCACCTGATGGAGCTGCTAAACGTGGAGTTTGAAGGCCGCCTGCAACTAGCCATCGACATCTTCCGGGGCACCTACCCGCGGCCGTTTTTCCATCAACTGGTAAGCAGCCAGCTTGATATGGACCGGCTCGACTACCTCAACCGCGACTCGTTTTACTCCGGCGTGAAGGAAGGCCAACCGGGCGCCGACCGCCTTATCAAAATGCTTACCGTGAGCCCTGACGAGCGGCTGGTGCTGGAGGAAAAAGCCGTGTACAGCATCGAAAACTTTTTGGTGAGCCGCCGCGTGATGTACTGGCAGGTGTACATGCACAAAGCCGTAACCTCGGCCGAGCAAATGGTCATCCGCATCATGGAGCGCGCCCGCGACCTGGCCCGCGCCGGGGTGCCGGTGCCCGCCTCGCCCGAGCTGGGCTACTTTCTGGCCAGCCCCGTGCAAATGCTCGATTTCGAGCAGGACGCCAGCATTATCCAGCGCTTCGTACGCCTCGACGACGTAGATATTTGGGCTGCCGTGAAGGTGTGGGCCGCTCACCCCGATTTTGTGCTTTCCTTCCTGGCGCACAGCCTGCTCGAGCGGCACTTGTTCAAGATTACCCTGTCCTCCGAGCCCTTTGAGGAGGATTTTCACCTAGGGGTAATCGAGCTGATTGCGGAGCATTTCAAGCTGAGCATGGAAGACGCGGGCCAATTAATGATCAAAGGCCGCATCAGCAACAACGCCTACGACGCCGGCGGCGACACCATCAACGTACTCACCAAGCGCGGCCATGTAATCGACGTAGCCGAGGCCTCCGATTTACCTAACATCCGCTCGCTTAGCCGGCGCGTCGAAAAGTACTACGTGTGCTACCCCAAAGAAATAACCCAGGGGTAA
- the lpxD gene encoding UDP-3-O-(3-hydroxymyristoyl)glucosamine N-acyltransferase gives MEFTVGQIAGILNGSVEGDSALRVDRLAKIEEARAGAVAFLANAKYEPHLYSTAATAVIVSKTLVLKQPVQAALIRVDDPYLGFTMLLEFYQQFTRAGKRGVEQPSFVGQGSEIGDEGYRGAFSYVGENCHIGKGVLIFPHATIGDRVRIGEGTIVYAGAKIYPDTVIGARCVIHAGAVIGSDGFGFAPQPDGSYRPIPQIGNVVLEDNVSVGANATIDCATMGSTIIREGSKIDNLVQIAHNVEVGRHTVIASQTGISGSTKIGDFCVLAGQTGLAGHLTLANRTTVTAQSGVGKSIKEEGQFLQGSPAFNLRDSLRANAVFRHLPELERRLLALERAQAKPDEAEKS, from the coding sequence ATGGAATTTACGGTAGGCCAGATTGCGGGCATCCTGAACGGCTCGGTAGAAGGTGACTCTGCCTTGCGCGTGGACCGGCTGGCAAAAATCGAAGAAGCCCGCGCTGGCGCCGTGGCCTTTTTGGCCAACGCCAAATACGAGCCCCACCTCTACTCCACAGCGGCCACGGCGGTTATTGTTAGTAAAACCCTGGTGCTCAAGCAGCCCGTGCAAGCTGCCCTCATTCGGGTCGACGACCCGTACCTAGGGTTTACCATGCTGCTCGAGTTCTACCAGCAGTTTACGCGCGCTGGCAAACGCGGCGTGGAGCAGCCCTCGTTTGTGGGCCAGGGCTCCGAAATCGGCGACGAAGGCTACCGCGGCGCTTTCTCCTACGTGGGCGAAAACTGCCACATCGGCAAGGGCGTGCTGATTTTTCCGCACGCCACCATCGGCGACCGGGTGCGCATTGGTGAAGGCACTATTGTGTACGCCGGCGCCAAAATTTACCCCGATACGGTAATCGGGGCGCGCTGCGTCATCCACGCCGGTGCCGTCATCGGGTCCGATGGGTTTGGCTTCGCGCCGCAGCCCGACGGCTCGTACCGCCCCATTCCGCAAATCGGCAACGTGGTGCTCGAAGACAACGTGAGCGTGGGCGCCAACGCAACTATCGATTGCGCCACCATGGGCTCTACCATTATCCGCGAGGGCAGCAAAATTGACAACCTCGTGCAAATTGCGCACAACGTGGAGGTAGGCCGTCACACCGTAATTGCCTCCCAAACGGGCATTTCGGGCTCCACCAAAATCGGCGACTTTTGCGTGCTGGCTGGCCAAACCGGCCTTGCCGGGCACCTCACGCTAGCCAACCGCACCACGGTTACGGCGCAGTCGGGAGTGGGCAAATCCATCAAAGAAGAAGGCCAGTTTTTGCAAGGTTCCCCCGCCTTCAATTTGCGCGACAGCCTGCGGGCCAACGCAGTTTTTCGGCACCTGCCCGAGCTCGAGCGCCGCTTGCTAGCCCTGGAACGCGCCCAAGCCAAGCCAGACGAGGCGGAAAAGTCATAG